Part of the Solwaraspora sp. WMMA2065 genome is shown below.
CCTCCCGGCCGACGAGTGGGGTGGGTTGCGGGAACAGGCCGCCGCGGACGTACCGAGGTTGCCCCTGTCCGCCCTGGTGCTCGATGAGCAGGCGGCGAAGCAGGCCGCGCGGAAGGCGGTCGCGGACCTGGTCGACGAGCAGGCGATGGATGCGGTGTTGGCGCAGGTCAAGGGCGACGGGCTGCGGTTGACGGGGCCGGGTGGGTTCCTGTCGGAGCTGGTCAGGGTCGTCCTGGAGCGGGGGTTGCGGGCGGAGTTGACCGAGCATCTGGGCTACCGGGCGCACGATCCGGGCGGCAAGGGTTCGGGAAACTCGCGTAACGGGCACACGGCGAAGACGGTGCGGACCGAGGTCGGGCCGATCGAGGTGCGGATGCCGAGGGACCGGGCGGGCACGTTCACCCCGGTGCCGCTGCCGAAGAACGCCCGCCGCCTGGGCGGGCTCTCCGATGTGGTCATCTCCCTGTACGCCGGTGGGATGACGGTGCGCGACATCTCCCATCACCTGCACCGGGTGTACGGCACCGAGGTCGGCCCGGACACCATCTCCACCATCACCGACGAAGTTCTGGATGAGGTGAAGGCGTGGCAGCACCGGCCCCTGGACGAGGTGTACCCGATCGTCTACGTGGACGCGTTGATGGGGAAGGTCCGCGACGGCGGGCAGGTGCGCAACAAGGCCTGCTACCTCGTGGTCGGTGTGGGTGTGGACGGGGTCAAGCACGTCCTCGGGATCTGGGTGCAGCAGACCGAAGGCGCCAGATTCTGGATGCAGGTGTGCACCGAGTTGCGTAACCGCGGGGTGCGGGATGTGCTCATCGCCTGCTGCGACGGGGTGACCGGGCTGCCCGAGGCGATCGAGGCCGTGTGGCCGCACACCACCGTGCAAACCTGTGTCGTGCACCTGATCCGGGCGGCGACGCGGTTCGTGTCCTACAAAGACCGGCGGGCGATGGTCACCGCGTTGAAGGAGATCTACACCGCACCCACGGTCGAGGCCGCCGAGACGGCGCTGCTCGGCTTCGCCGACAGCCCGCTCGGGAAACGCTACCCGGCTGCGGTCGCCGTCTGGGAGCGGGCGTGGGACCGGTTCACTCCGTTCCTGGCGTTCCCGCCCGAGGTCCGCCGGATCATCTACACCACCAACGCGATCGAGTCGTTCAACTACCAGATCCGCAAGGTGATCAAGAACCGTGGGCACTTCCCGACCGACGACGCCGTGGTCAGGCTGACCTGGCTGGCCATCGCCGATATCGAGGACAAACGCGCCCGGCAACGGGCCGCCGAGGCCGGCAAGCCCCGCAACCAGGCCCGCCAGGCCCCCGGACGACTCGTCGAAGGCGCCGGCGTCCACGGCTGGAAGCAGGCCCTCAACTCCCTGGACATCTTCTTCCCCGGCCGTATCCCCATCGATGCCCGATAGTTATACAGAATAGGGCGTTACACAGACAATCGGACAGGCTTGTCCTCCGGCGGTACGCACCACCGGCCCGTCCACCATGCAACGCATCCGCGCCACCCTGCGCAAGGCACTCAACGACGCGATGGCCCGGTCCAACAACCGGCTCATCGACTTCAACCCGGCCAAGCACGTCGAACTCACACCGGCGAAGCAGCCCAAACCCCGGGTGTGGACGGACAGAGCCGTCGCACGGTGGCGCGAGACCGGACAGAAGCCCAGCCCGGTCATGGTGTGGACCCCGCAACAGGCCGGAGCCTTCCTCGACTACGCCCAGGACCACGACATCGCCCTCTACCCGGTGTTCGTAGGCATCATGCACCGAGGCATGCGTCGCGGTGAGGCACTCGGCCTGCGGGACAGCACCGTCGACCTGGACGCCGCCCTCGTCACCGTCGACCTGCAACGCACCACCGTCGGCTACGAAGCGGTCGACAAGAAGGTCAAGTCCGAGGCGGGTAACCGCACCTTCGCCCTCGACAGCTTCACCGCCGCCGCGTGGCGCGCCTACCTCGCCCGCCGCGCCCGCTGGAAGTTGGCCAGCGGCGGCAGCTGGCCGGACACCGGATGGTTCTTCGTCCAACCCGACGGCGAGAAGTGGCACCCGGACACCGTCAGCAAACGCTTCGACAGCCTCGTCCGCGACGCCGGACTGCCCCCGGTCCGGCTGCACGACCTACGACACTGCGCCGCCACCTACCTGAAAGCCTCCGGCGCCGACCTCACCGACGTCAAGGAACTCCTCGGCCACTCCACCATCACCATCACCATCACCATCACCATCACCATCACCATCACCATCACCATCACCATCACCAGCAACATCTACACCTCCGTCATCGTCGAACTTTAGGTCGAGCGGGACAAGGCGGAGGCCGCCGCCGCGCTGGTTCCCCGCCGCCGACGCACACAGGCCGCCTGACCGACCCGAACCGCCGACACCACCTCCCAGCCTCCGACCACACCAACCCCCGGACGACCCCAACCCGCGGCTGAGGACACCAGATCGCCCGACGCGTCACCCCCGGTCAGCCGCGACAGCCCCAGACCCGGGCAGCAGACGGGCGGATGCAGAAGCCGCGGCCAGGCGGAGTAGGGTTGGCCCTTGACGGGCCGTTAGCTCAATCGGCAGAGCTGAGGACTTTTAATACCCGGCGTACGCCTTTATACCCACTACTTAGCGCAAGGTGTTTTAGTCCAGATTTCTGGCCGGCAATCCAGCCGAGTACCGCGCTATATTGGCAGGTCAGCGCGGCGGTCGCGGACGGTAGTCGCCTGGTCGGCAGTCGCTCGTGGCAGAAGTCCGGTATCCAGGGGTGGAATCCGTCTGGGGTCGGTGGCATCCGATCACCCACGGAGCACCCACACCCCGGCGGCAAACGGCGAAAGGTGTATCACGTTCTGGGCCGGCCGGCGGGGTCGGACGGGTCTATCACGTCAGCGGGACGGGCGGCGGTAGATGGTGACGGCCTCCTCGATCGCAGCCAGGCCCTCCTCCCGCCGACCCACCTCACCCAGATCAACCGACCAGTTGTTCAACGATCCGGCGAGGTCGGGCAGGTAGGCGGCGGGGTTGGCATCGGCCAGCCGGCGGTAGACGCATCCGTATCTCTTCCCGTTTGGCCCGCCCGCCGGCGGACAGGCCACCACTATCGGCGTACCTCATACCTCCGGCATAGACCGGCCGTCGTCGATGGTCACGTCGACACGCCGCCTGTGATCAACCAGACCCGAACCGACCAACAGACCCCAGCCATTCAACCGCTGTAGTGCTCTAGTCGCACGCTTATGACGCCGAGAGTGGTTGCAATGGCGATGATTCCGGGAACGAGGAATGCGGTTCCATAAGCTGATTCTGGAAGATGAATCTCTGTGGTTTCGTAGGCTCGTAGGCTGGCCGTGTCCCACATCCGCACCGTCTTGTCGGCGCTGCCGGAGACGATGATGGTGCGGCCGTCGAGTTGGCCCACCGCCACCGAATGCACCCAATCGGTGTGGCCGGTGAAGGGCTGGCCGATCGGGGTGCCGGTGGCTGCGTCCCACATCCGCACCGTCTTGTCGGCGCTGCCGGAGACGATGATGGTGCGGCCGTCGAGTTGGCCCACCGCCACCGTACGCACCCAATCGGTGTGGCCGGTGAGGGGCTGGCCGATCGGGGTGCCGGTGGCTGCGTCCCACATCCGCACCGTCTGGTCGGCGCTGCCGGTGACGATGATGGTGCGGCCGTCGAGTTGGCCCACCGCCACCGACCAGACCGCGCTGGTGTGACCGGTGAAGGGCTGGCCGATCGGGGTGCCGGTGGCTGCGTCCCACATCCGCACCGTCTGGTCGGCGCTGCCGGTGACGATGATGGTGCGGCCGTCGAGTTGGCCCACCGCCACCGACCAGACCGCGCTGGTGTGACCGGTGAAGGGGTCGCCGACGGGGGTGCCGGTGGCCGCGTCCCACATCCGCACTGTCCGGTCGGCGCTGCCGGAGACGATGATGGTGCGGCCGTCGAGTTGGCCCACCGCCACCGAATGCACCCAATCGGTGTGGCCGGTGAAGGGCTGGCCGATCGGGGTGCCGGTGGCTGCGTCCCACATCCGCACCGTCTGGTCGGCGCTGCCGGAGACGATGATGGTGCGGCCGTCGAGTTGGCCCACCGCCACCGACCAGACCCTGCTGGTGTGACCGGTGAAGGGCTGGCCGATCGGGGTGCCGGTGGCTGCGTCCCATACCCGCACCGTCTTGTCGTCGCTGCCGGTGACGACGACTGGGCTGCCGTCGAGTTGGCCCACCGCCACCGTACGCACCCAACCGGTGTGGCCGGTGAGGGGCTGGCCGATCGGGGTGCCGGTGGCTGCGTCCCACATCCGCACCGTCTTGTCGTCGCTACCTGTGACAATGATGGTGCGGCCGTCGAGTTGGCCCACCGCCACCGTACGCACCCAACCGGTGTGGCCGGTGAAGGGCTGGCCGATCGGGGTGCCGGTGGCTGCGTCCCACATCCGCACCGTCTGGTCGGCGCTGCCGGAGACGATGATGGTGCGGCCGTCGAGTTGGCCCACCGCCACCGTACGCACCCAACCGGTGTGGCCGGTGAAGGGCTGGCCGATCGGGGTGCCGGTGGCTGCGTCCCACATCCGCACCGTCTTGTCGTCGCTACCTGTGACGATGATGGTGCGGCCGTCGAGCTGGCCCACCGCCACCGACCAGACCGCGCTGGTGTGGCCGGTGAAGGGGTCGCCGATCGGGGTGCCCGTGGCGGTGTCCCACATCCGCACCGTCTTGTCGTCGCTGCCGGAGACGATGACTGGGCGGCCGTCGAGCTGGCCCACCGCCACCGAACGCACCCAACCGGTGTGACCGGTGAAGGGGTCGCCGATCGGGGTGCCCGTGGCGGTGTCCCATACCCGCACCGTCCGGTCGGCGCTGCCGGAGACGACGACTGGGCGGCCGTCGAGCTGGCCCACCGCCACCGACCAGACCCTGCCGGTGTGGCCGGTGAAGGGCTGGCCGATCGGGGTGCCCGTGGCGGTGTCCCACATCCGCACCGTCTGGTCGGCGCTGCCGGAGACGATGACTGGGCTGCCGTCGAGCTGGCCCACCGCCACCGCGCTCACGTCGCCGGTGTGGCCGGTGAAGGGGTCGCCGATCGGGGTGCCCGTGGCGGTGTCCCACATCCGCACCGTCCGGTCGGCGCTGCCGGAGACGATGACTGGGCTGCCGTCGAGCTGGCCCACCGCCACCGCGCTCACGTCGCCGGTGTGGCCGGTGAAGGGCTGGCCGATCGGGGTGCCCGTGGCGGTGTCCCACATCCGCACCGTCCGGTCGGCGCTGCCGGAGACGATGATGGTGCGGCCGTCGAGCTGGCCCACCGCCACCGACCAGACCCTGCCGGTGTGACCGGTGAAGGGCTGGCCGATCGGGGTGCCCGTGGCGGTGTCCCACATCCGCACCGTCCGGTCGGCGCTGCCGGAGACGATGATGGTGCGGCCGTCGAGCTGGCCCACCGCCACCGACCAGACCCTGCCGGTGTGACCGGTGAAGGGCTGGCCGATCGGGGTGCCCGTGGCGGTGTCCCATACCCGCGCCGTCCGGTCGGCGCTGCCGGAGACGACGACTGGGCGGCCGTCGAGCTGGCCCACCGCCACCGCGCTCACGTCGCCGGTGTGGCCGGTGAAGGGCTGGCCGATCGGGGTGCCCGTGGCGGTGTCCCACATCCGCACCGTCCGGTCGGCGCTGCCGGAGACGACGACTGGGCGGCCGTCGAGCTGGCCCACCGCCACCGCGCTCACGTCGCCGGTGTGGCCGGTGAAGGGCTGGCCGATCGGGGTGCCCGTGGCGGTGTCCCACATCCGCACCGTCCGGTCGGCGCTGCCGGAGACGACGACTGGGCGGCCGTCGAGCTGGCCCACCGCCACCGCGCTCACGTCGCCGGTGTGGCCGGTGAAGGGCTGGCCGATCGGGGTGCCCGTGGCGGTGTCCCACATCCGCACCGTCCGGTCGGCGCTGCCGGAGACGACGACTGGGCGGCCGTCGAGCTGGCCCACCGCCACCGCGCTCACGTCGCCGGAGTGGCCGGTGATGGTGTGGTGGGGTGTGGACAGGCGGCAGGATGCCCAGTCGGTGGCGAATGGCAGCGGTAGGCCGCTGTCCGCGATCGCTTGGGCGAGTTTCGGGGCACGCGCGCAGCGGGCGGTGAGTTGCAGGTAGGCGGCGCGCTGGCCGGTGGGGGCGGTACGGAGTCGGGCGAGAGCGCGGCGGTAGGCGTCAGCGGCGGCGTGACCGTCCGGGGTGCGGGTGTGGGGTAGCGCGGCGGACAGCGGCGCCGGGGGCGTATCGAGCAGGAACCGCGGCTGGGTGATCAGTGCGTCGAGGCGGTCGGTGCCAGCGGCGTGGGTGGCGATGGTCGCCGCCGTGTACGGGTGGGCGCGGGACCAGTCCGGGGTACCGTCGACCAGCCGGGGGACCCGATCGGCCAGAACATCGACAATCGCAGCCTGATCGGCTTCGGTGTCCCGATCCTCCCGCAGATGCTCGGCGAGAGATTCGTGGTACAGGCGGTACACCGAGCGGCGGTCGAGACTGGTTTCGATGATGTAGTAGCCGGCCTGCTCGATCAGCCACTCCAAGTCGGCGTTCGTGCACGGCCGTCCGGTCAGCGCATGCACGAGTCGGGGCCACACGTCCTCCCACGGCATACCGGTCGCTTCGGCGTAAGCCAGGGGCAACAGCAGGTCACGGGCGCGGGAGGCCTGGCCGCGCAACCGCTGGTCGAGATCCTGGCTCATCGCGTCGGCGGCGTGCCGGGGAAGCCCCGCCCGCCACGTCGGATCATGCGGATTGGCGACCGGTTCCGGACGCAACGCGAGGCTGCGGGCGGTGATCAACGCGACCAGGAACGAGTCACCCGCGCTGGCCGCGACCGCGTCGGCGACCGCGTCCACGAAAGCAGCAGGCTGTCCCCGGTACGGGGAGGTGTCGACCAGTTCGGTCAGGCACCTCCGCGCGTACCGGTGCACACTGGCGCGGTCGGCGAACTCCGGCCGGTCGAGATCCACCAGCCGGACCGGCTGGCCTAGAGCCTCGACCAGATGCGATCGGGTGCCGATCATCATCCGCAGCGGTACCCGCCCGGCGGCGGCCACCAGCGGTGCCAGGACCTGCTCCACCACCGGAGAACCACGATCACGCCGGGCCTCGCGGCTGTCCACGGCCTCGTCGACCGCGTCCACCACCACGACGACCGGCTCAGCATCACGGGCGAGCCCACGGACCAGGGCGCTGACCGAATCCACGTCACCGATGCTGTCGACACCGACCGCCTCGGCGAGCGCGGCCAGCAGATCCTGTGGAGTCTGCCCCCGGGCATGCACGAAGCGGCGGATCGCGCCGTCGGCGGGAATCGTGTCAGCGGGCAACAGATGCAGATTCGGCACCCACCGCCGGCGGCGCGGATCGGCAAGCACATCCAGACGCGCCAGCAGCGCTGACTTGCCCGAACCCGGCCGGCCGGTGACCACCAACGTCGCCGGCCCGGTACCCGCCAGCCACCGGGTCGCCTCCCGCAACGCGGCATGCCGACCGGTGAACAACCACAGATCATCCCGGCCGGCCGGGGCGTCCAGCCCTCGCGCACGCGGGTCGACATGATGACGGCGTTCCCGCTCCCGTGCGTCCCGCTGGGCGCGCAGGTCACGGGTACGCAGGTCGTAGTCGCTGAACCAGTCGTCGAAACGCGGGTTCGGGAAAAACTCCGCAGCCTTCTCCCCAACGAACATCAACCGGGCCCGCTGAGACGGGGGAGTCCGCGCGTTGATCGCGGTGACCAGCGCGTCCAACGGCAGGAACGGCACCTCGAAACCGGCCACCGACCGATCCCGCACCGCGCCGGCCAACGCCTGGGTGAACGCCCCCGCCACGGCACTCTGATAGTCCCGCGCGGCGACGATCACCGCGACGGACGGGGCACCGGCGAAACCTCGCAGCCGAGACAGAAAATCTGCGGCACCGGCACTCATCCGCACGGCCGCGCTGCCCCCGTAGCAGGTGTCCAACACGAACAACAGCTGCTGCCCGGCCACCTGGTCCGGCGTGTGGCTGTCCAGAATCCGCCCGGTCAGGTCCCCGGCCCGCACCGAGCCGTAGGCGAGATCGACGGTATCGGCCATCGGCAGCAGCAGATCACCGTGGTGGTCGACACCGTGCCCGGTGTAGTAGACCACCACCACATCGTCCGGTCGCCGCTGCGGATCGGTCAGGAACGCACGGAGCCGGTCCTGAAAGTCCCGCGCCCCCATCCCTATCCCGAAGCTTGGCACCACCGAGTAGCCCAACCCGGTGAACAACTCCCGAGCCCGCCACAACTCGTCGCCAAGCTCAGGCCGGTCGCCCAACCCCAGATCCTGCTGGTAGACAGTGGTTGCCGCGCCGACGAAGAACCGCCGAGCTGGACCGCCACCCGCTGCCGAGGTCACCGCAACCCCGCCAGCACCGCCGCACCGGTCTCCGCAGCCGACAGATACCGCTCAACAGAGTGAGCGGCCACCCCGTTGCTGATGCCCACATCGGTTACTCGATCGCCGAACACCTCACGCAGCCTCGGCCGTAACGCCACAAAGTCCCCATCGTCGGTGATGTTCACCCAACGCCGCACACCCGGCCACACCCCCACCAGATCACCCTGCGGGTTGCGTAACGGCTCCGGTCGCAGCCGGTGCGTCACGACATGCGGCACCCCCAACGGCGAACCCAACGTCACCAGATCCGTCACCGGCCACTGCGGATGCGCACACAACGCCTCGTACGCCACCACCGACCCCAACGAATGCGCCACCACCACCCGCGTGTCCGGCCCGATCACGGCCGCGAACCGCCCCTGAATCTCCGCCCGCACCTCCGGCTGCCCGAAATAGGCGGAAACCTGCTTCAGCCAGAACACCAACACCCGCTCCGACACCCGAACCAGAAAACGCGACCCCGCCAACGCCAACACCGCCGCCCGCACCGACGCCACCCCACCCAACGACCGCCCATCCGGCGACCCCACCAGCGGATCCACCGCCGCCGCAGCCCGCCACCACTCCACCAACAACTCGGTCTCCAGACCCGCCTCGACATCGTCCGCCGTCAACGGCGGCACACCCGCGTCGAGAAAACGCCCCGGCGCACGAAACACATCACCAAACGCCACAAAATCAAGATCGTCGGCAGTCAGCGCGTCCCGCACCCCACCAGCCAACTCGACCCCGCCCAACAACGCAGGACCCCACACCGCAACCATCTGCGGACGCGTCAAGAACGTATTCAAGATCCCATGAACCGCAACCACCCTCGCCACAGCCCAGCAGGCTACGCCGGACAGGCACCAAAACCAGAGTCCTGACTCACGAATGTCAACAACCCGACCAAGCGACCACGATCCGCCACCCGACAGCCTCGCACGCCGGCAGCCCGTCCAAGGAGGCAATGAATCACGCCCAAAGACTGCTTACTCATCTGCCGCAGGCCGCGCGTCACGCAGCGTGGTCTGTCGAGCCGCGCGGTCCAAGGTAAGTGCCCTGGCCGGGGCAGCATCTCTAACCCGGGCCGACCGCTCCACGCACCACGACCGCGATGGCGAGCCAGACGAAGTACGCGACGACGCTGACGCCAACCATAATCAGTGCCTTAAGAGTCGTGTAACCACGTCACGCTACGGCTTCCTCGGCCGCCGACTCCGCGACGATCGCCACCACGACGATCGGGTCGACCTGGGTTCCGGCTGAGCGGCGCAGTCCGTGAATCGCTTCCTCGGCGGAACGGGCCAGGTGGTACGGGTGGCCGGACGTCATGGCCGACCACGCGTCCGCGACCGCCACGCCCCGGGGTCAACAAGATCCGGCTGCCGGCCAGCCGGTCCGCGATGACCCGAGATCGCTACCGGCTCTGACCCGTCCTGAGCCGCGCTAGTGCGTTGTCCATGAACGTTCACCGGGTCGGCGACACGCCGGGCGGCGTCCGCTGGTAGTCGCTGGTCACGGCTCACTCTCGACGGCGGTGATATTGGCTGTCGAGAGGTGGTGGCGGGGTGGCCGAGCCGGTACGGGCACGGCGGTTGACGCAAGAAGAAGGCCGTAACTCGTCCGCCGGGGCAAGCACGATTCGGTCCGGGTGCGGCGGGCGCTGATCATCATGGCGTCGGCGTCCGGGACACCGGTCCCGGCGATCGCCCGGCTGATCGCCGGCCACGAGGACACCGTCCGCGACGTGATCCACGCGTTCAACGAGATCGGTCTCCGCGCGCTGGACCCTCAGTGGGCGGGAGGCCGTCCCCGCCGGATCAGTGACGACGATGAAGCGTTCATCGTCGCGACGGCCAAGGCCCGCCCGCGCACCCTCGGGCGGCCTTTCACCTGCTGGAGCCTGCGTAAACTCGCCGACTACCTGGCCACCGACGCCGCCCGGACGGTGGACGTGGGCCGGGAACGGCTGCGGCAGGTCCTGCGACGTCACGAGGTCAGCTGGCAGCGGACCCGCACCTGGAAGGAATCGACGGACCCGGACTTCGACGCCAAACTCGACCGGATCGAGGAGGTGACCGGCAGGTTCCCGACCCGCTGCTTCGCGTTCGACCAGTTCGGGCCGTTGTCGATCCGTCCGCACCACGGTCGCGGCTGGGCGGCGCGGTCGCGTCCCGGCCGGCTGCCGGCGACCTACCGTCGCACGCACGGCATCCGGTACTTCCACGGCTGCTACAGCCTCGGCGACGACCAGCTCTGGGGTGTCAACCGCCGCCGCAAGGGCGCGGATCACACCCTGTCCGCGTTGAAGTCGATCCGCGGGGCGCGGCCGGACGGCGCCCCGATCTACGTCGTCCTGGACAACCTGTCGGCGAACAAGACCCCGGCGATCCGGGCCTGGGCTGCCCGTAACGGGGTCGAGCTGTGCCTCACGCCGACCAGCGCGTCCTGGGCCAACCCGATCGAAGCGCAGTTCGGGCCGCTGCGGATGTTCACCATGGCGAACTCGAACCACCCCAACCACACCGTCCTGTCCCGAGAGATGCAGAAGTACCTGCGTTGGCGCAACGCCAACGCCCGCCACCCGGACGTGCTGGCCGCGCAACGCCGCGAAAGAGCCCGGGTCCGCAGCGAACGCCAGCACCGCTGGGGCCGTCCCCGGACCAAGGCCGCCTGACTGATCAGACCCGGTGAACGTTCATGGCCAACGCACTAGCTTGATTTTTAACCCGTCGGTGGCGGGCGCCGGTCGCTCCTGTGAGGATTCCGGCGTGTCGGGCTGGCGTGGGAACGGCCACCGTTGATGATCTTCGGGTTCCCTGGCAAGGACGCGAGATCAAGGCGGTGGCCGTGGCCACGATTTTGGCCCATCTGAGTGGGCTGGTGTTACCCCGCTCTGTCTCGACCGGGCCGGTGAGGGATCCGGCGGAGGTGTTGGCCGGGTTTCGGCGGGACTTCCACCAGGCCCTGTCACGGCGGTCGGATGCGTTGTTCGAGTTGACCGACGCGGTGTTGTGCGCGGATGGGCCGGTGCGGTCGTTGCCCGGGTTGTCGCTGGTAGCGGAGTACCGCCGTGGGCACGGCGCGTTGTACGACGCCTTGGCCGCCGGGCGGGTTGACGTGCAACGGCTGCGTACGGCGGTGGCGGCGGTGCCGCCGCCGCGGGCGGCTGACGGGCGGCTCGTCCTGGCCGTGGATGTGACGTGCTGGCTGCGGCCGGAGGCGCACACGTCGCCGGAGCGGATCCTGTGTCACACCTACGGCCGTGGCAGGGACCAGCACATCGGAGTTCCAGGCTGGCCGTATGCGTTCGTTGTGGCGTTGGAGACCGGCCGCACCTCGTGGACCGCACCGCTGGACGCGGTCCGCTTGGCTCCGGGTGCGGATCTGGCGGCGGTGACCGCCGCCCAGTTGCGGGACGTGGTCGGCCGGTTGATCGCCGCCGGCCATTGGCGGCCCGGCGATCCGCAGGTCTGGGTGGTGATGGACGCAGGCTACGACGCGGCCCGCCTGGCCTGGCTGCTGCGGGACCTGCCGGTGCGCGTCCTGGCCAGGCTGCGCTCGGACAGGGTCCTGCGCCGACCCGCGCCACCACCGCTGCCCGGCCGGCGGGGCCGGCTGCCCCGCCACGGCGCCGAGTTCATCTTCGGCGACCCCCGCAGTTGGGGTGCCCCGGATGTGACCACGGTGACCGATACCCGCCTCTACGGCACCGTCACCGCCCGAGCCTGGCACCGCTTGCATCCGAGACTGACCCGCCGCGCGGCCTGGACCGACTGCCCTGCACTGCCGATCCTGGAAGGCACCGTGATCCGTCTCGACGTCGGGCGGCTGCCGTCGGGCGCGACCGCGAAACCGGTATGGTTGTGGTGGTCCACCGGTATCGACCACGAGCCGGGCCACGATCCCAGCCCGGATCCGGCGATGATCGACCTGTTGTGGCAGGCGTTCCTACGCCGTTTCGACATCGAGCACACGTTCCGGCTGTTCAAGCAGACCCTCGGCTGGACAGTGCCGAAACTGCGCGACCCGCACGCCGCCGACCGGTGGACCTGGCTGATCATCGCCGCCTACACGCAGCTGAGGCTGGCCCGGCCACTGACCGCCGACCTGCGTCACCCATGGGAACGACCAGCGCCACCCGAACGGCTCACCCCATCCCGGGTCCGCCGCGGATTTCGGCACCTACGTCCGACAAGCACCTGCCCCGCCAGCGCGCCGAAACCCACCCGGCCAGGCCCCGGACGACCACCCGGCACGCCCAACCGTCACCCCACCCGCCGCTACGACGTCCACACCGTCACCAGCAGCCAAACCGGGAAGACGACCTCCAGAAAGAAGAAATCGGTCAATCCCAGACCACGCCGCACAGGTTAAAGATCAAGCTAGGGCGTGTCTCGCGGATCTTGGGTGTGGTTCGTTGTCCCTTGTATGGCACGGTTTGATCTGACGGATGACGAGTGGACGATCCTGGAGCCGTTGTTGCCCGAGCAGCCGGTTCGGGGTGGTCAGCGGCGCGATCACCGACAGGTGATCAACGGGATCTGCTGGGTGAAGCGCACGGGTTCGCCGTAGCGGGACGCGCCGGAGCGGTACGGGCCGTGGAAGACCCTAGCCGGACAGTTCCGCTGGTGGGCGGCCGACGGTACGTGGGCCAGGCTGAAGGCGCATGTGATCGCCGGTGGCCGA
Proteins encoded:
- a CDS encoding IS256 family transposase; this translates as MTMSMINPQRQDLPADEWGGLREQAAADVPRLPLSALVLDEQAAKQAARKAVADLVDEQAMDAVLAQVKGDGLRLTGPGGFLSELVRVVLERGLRAELTEHLGYRAHDPGGKGSGNSRNGHTAKTVRTEVGPIEVRMPRDRAGTFTPVPLPKNARRLGGLSDVVISLYAGGMTVRDISHHLHRVYGTEVGPDTISTITDEVLDEVKAWQHRPLDEVYPIVYVDALMGKVRDGGQVRNKACYLVVGVGVDGVKHVLGIWVQQTEGARFWMQVCTELRNRGVRDVLIACCDGVTGLPEAIEAVWPHTTVQTCVVHLIRAATRFVSYKDRRAMVTALKEIYTAPTVEAAETALLGFADSPLGKRYPAAVAVWERAWDRFTPFLAFPPEVRRIIYTTNAIESFNYQIRKVIKNRGHFPTDDAVVRLTWLAIADIEDKRARQRAAEAGKPRNQARQAPGRLVEGAGVHGWKQALNSLDIFFPGRIPIDAR
- a CDS encoding site-specific integrase produces the protein MQRIRATLRKALNDAMARSNNRLIDFNPAKHVELTPAKQPKPRVWTDRAVARWRETGQKPSPVMVWTPQQAGAFLDYAQDHDIALYPVFVGIMHRGMRRGEALGLRDSTVDLDAALVTVDLQRTTVGYEAVDKKVKSEAGNRTFALDSFTAAAWRAYLARRARWKLASGGSWPDTGWFFVQPDGEKWHPDTVSKRFDSLVRDAGLPPVRLHDLRHCAATYLKASGADLTDVKELLGHSTITITITITITITITITITITSNIYTSVIVEL
- a CDS encoding caspase family protein; its protein translation is MTSAAGGGPARRFFVGAATTVYQQDLGLGDRPELGDELWRARELFTGLGYSVVPSFGIGMGARDFQDRLRAFLTDPQRRPDDVVVVYYTGHGVDHHGDLLLPMADTVDLAYGSVRAGDLTGRILDSHTPDQVAGQQLLFVLDTCYGGSAAVRMSAGAADFLSRLRGFAGAPSVAVIVAARDYQSAVAGAFTQALAGAVRDRSVAGFEVPFLPLDALVTAINARTPPSQRARLMFVGEKAAEFFPNPRFDDWFSDYDLRTRDLRAQRDARERERRHHVDPRARGLDAPAGRDDLWLFTGRHAALREATRWLAGTGPATLVVTGRPGSGKSALLARLDVLADPRRRRWVPNLHLLPADTIPADGAIRRFVHARGQTPQDLLAALAEAVGVDSIGDVDSVSALVRGLARDAEPVVVVVDAVDEAVDSREARRDRGSPVVEQVLAPLVAAAGRVPLRMMIGTRSHLVEALGQPVRLVDLDRPEFADRASVHRYARRCLTELVDTSPYRGQPAAFVDAVADAVAASAGDSFLVALITARSLALRPEPVANPHDPTWRAGLPRHAADAMSQDLDQRLRGQASRARDLLLPLAYAEATGMPWEDVWPRLVHALTGRPCTNADLEWLIEQAGYYIIETSLDRRSVYRLYHESLAEHLREDRDTEADQAAIVDVLADRVPRLVDGTPDWSRAHPYTAATIATHAAGTDRLDALITQPRFLLDTPPAPLSAALPHTRTPDGHAAADAYRRALARLRTAPTGQRAAYLQLTARCARAPKLAQAIADSGLPLPFATDWASCRLSTPHHTITGHSGDVSAVAVGQLDGRPVVVSGSADRTVRMWDTATGTPIGQPFTGHTGDVSAVAVGQLDGRPVVVSGSADRTVRMWDTATGTPIGQPFTGHTGDVSAVAVGQLDGRPVVVSGSADRTVRMWDTATGTPIGQPFTGHTGDVSAVAVGQLDGRPVVVSGSADRTARVWDTATGTPIGQPFTGHTGRVWSVAVGQLDGRTIIVSGSADRTVRMWDTATGTPIGQPFTGHTGRVWSVAVGQLDGRTIIVSGSADRTVRMWDTATGTPIGQPFTGHTGDVSAVAVGQLDGSPVIVSGSADRTVRMWDTATGTPIGDPFTGHTGDVSAVAVGQLDGSPVIVSGSADQTVRMWDTATGTPIGQPFTGHTGRVWSVAVGQLDGRPVVVSGSADRTVRVWDTATGTPIGDPFTGHTGWVRSVAVGQLDGRPVIVSGSDDKTVRMWDTATGTPIGDPFTGHTSAVWSVAVGQLDGRTIIVTGSDDKTVRMWDAATGTPIGQPFTGHTGWVRTVAVGQLDGRTIIVSGSADQTVRMWDAATGTPIGQPFTGHTGWVRTVAVGQLDGRTIIVTGSDDKTVRMWDAATGTPIGQPLTGHTGWVRTVAVGQLDGSPVVVTGSDDKTVRVWDAATGTPIGQPFTGHTSRVWSVAVGQLDGRTIIVSGSADQTVRMWDAATGTPIGQPFTGHTDWVHSVAVGQLDGRTIIVSGSADRTVRMWDAATGTPVGDPFTGHTSAVWSVAVGQLDGRTIIVTGSADQTVRMWDAATGTPIGQPFTGHTSAVWSVAVGQLDGRTIIVTGSADQTVRMWDAATGTPIGQPLTGHTDWVRTVAVGQLDGRTIIVSGSADKTVRMWDAATGTPIGQPFTGHTDWVHSVAVGQLDGRTIIVSGSADKTVRMWDTASLRAYETTEIHLPESAYGTAFLVPGIIAIATTLGVISVRLEHYSG